Within Longimicrobium sp., the genomic segment CCGCGCCCTCGATCTCGCGCACCGACGAGGTGCGGTTGCGCGCGATGAACGACAGCACGTCGTCGGCGTCGTGGATCTCCAGCCGGTCCTCCTCCACCTTGCGGCGAAGGATCGCGATGCGCGTCTCGAAGTCGGGCGGCTTGATGTCGGCCACCAGCCCCCATTCGAAGCGGCTGACCAGGCGGTCCTCCAGCCCCGTGGCGTTGGGCGGACGGTCCGACGTCAGCACGATCTGGCGCTGGGCGTCGTGAAGCGCGTTGAAGGTGTGGAAGAACTCCTCCTGCGTGCGCTCCTTGCCCTCCAGGAACTGGATGTCGTCCACCAGCAGCAGGTCGATCTGCCGGTACAGCCGCCGGAACTCGCCCATCGTCCCCTCCTGGATGGCGCTCACCAGCTCGTTGGTGAAGCGCTCGGAGGAGATGTACAGCACGCGCTTGTGGGGCTCGCGCTCCAGCATGGCGTGACCGATGGCGTGCATCAGGTGCGTCTTGCCCAGCCCTACGCCGCCGTAGATGAACAGCGGGTTGTACGCGCGCGCCGGCGCCTCGGCCACCGCGTGCGCCGCGGCGGCGGCCAGCTGGTTGTTGTTGCCCACCACGAACCGCGTGAAGACGTAGCGCGGGTTCAGCGGGGCGGCGTGGCCCGCCGGTGCGTTGGCGGCGGACGGCGCGGGCGCGGTGTCCACGCGAGGCGCGGGCGCCGGGGGCGGAGCGGGCTCTGCGAACTCGATGGCGGCAGGCACGGATGGGACCTTGCCGTTGCCCTGGTACTGGACGGAGAGGGTGAAGCGGCGCCCGAACAGGTGCTCACCGATGCGCGTGAGCAGGTCGGCGTACTTTTCCTCTACCCATTCCACGGCGAACGGATTGGGAGTGGCGACGACGAGAAGATCGTTGGAGACGGCGATCGCCTGCGTGGGCGCCAGCCACGTGCGGAAAGCCTGGTCCGGCAGCGCGGTCTTGGCGCTCTCCAGAATGCGCGACCAGATTTCCCCGGCAGTGAGCTCCATCACATCCAGCAGCAGGACGGCGACCGCAGACGACACCCGGGCAACGTAGAACTGCCTTGTGGATAAGTCAAGAAAGCCCGCTAAGTGCCTGGAGTTACCTGCGTTTGTGACCCAGGTACGAGCGGTGTCGCCTCCGGGCCGCCTGCGGATTCGGCAGGCTTCCGAAGCTCCCCCGAACAAGCATCGGGAATGCGACCAGCGTGGGTGCGCTGAACGGGTAGCAGACAAATCGCGAGCGGATGATTATGAGCAGCCGATGGATCTCCGTCGCGAAGGCGTGCGTTCGGCGAGGGCGTGCGTGCGCTGGCGGGGAGTGGGAAGTCGTGATGCGCCGACACCGGAGTTCTGTCGGGGGGAGTGGCGGCTTCGGCCCACACGTGGTGTCGTAGCGACTGGCCCAGCCGTGGCGGGTAAAAAGCCTTGGAGAGCGCGGTCCAGAGCGGTATTTTTAGCTCGTTCAGATCACCGGATCTGCGCATCCGGAGCACGGAATCTACGGTACCAAGGAGGAGAGCGTGAAGAAGCGGCTCCCGGAGCTTCAGCCGGCGCACGAGAGTTCCCGCGTAACCGTTGCGCAAGCAGCCGCCGCGTTCCGCAAGGTCCGCGGCTCGAATCCCAAACCGGGTCTGTGGGGCCCCGATGATCCAGTGAACGATGCGGATCAGTCCGGTCCGGAGAACGGACGTCCCCACAAGGACGGGGCCGACTGATGGCGCGCTCCTACGAGAACAGTGTGTTCGTCAACTGCCCCTTCGACCGCGAGTACTGGCCTCTGTTCGAGGCGCTTACTTTTGCGGGTTACGAGTGCGGGTACTATCCGCGGTGTGCTCTGGAGGTCGACGACAGCAGCCAGGTTCGGATCGAGAAGATCATCTCGATGATCGGCTCCTGCCGCCTTTCGGTCCACGACATCTCCCGCGTGGAGTCGGATGGCGAACCCCCGATGCCGCGGTTCAACATGCCGCTCGAACTCGGCATCTTTCTGGGCGCGAAGGCATTCGGGGCGTACGACCAGACGAGGAAGGCAGGGGTCGTGCTGGATGCGGAACGGTTTCGGTACCAGCGGTACATCTCCGACATCGCGGGCCAGGACATCCGTGCACACCGGGGAGAGGCAGCCGAACTGATCCGACACGTTCGCAACTTCCTTCTGTCGCACGCAGACGAGACCGTCTTCCTTCCAGGCCCCAGGCGCATCGCGGAGCGGTTTGAGGATTTTCGACGTGATCTACCGGCATCGTGCGCCGAGTTGCATCTGGACCCCAACGATCTCACGTTCGGCGACCTGACCCGTTTCATCATCGGCTACCTCGAGTCGTGACCGCAGGGCGGGAAGCGGGAGTGCCGCCCCCTGGTTGACGGAACCGGCCACCTCCGCTACATTCACTGTCTTTGCCACAAAGGCCTTCCCGGCCCTCCATTCTCGTTACGACGCAGCACCCGAAGGGGTTGACCGATGAAGCCGAGTTATCGTCCGCGCAACCGCAAGCGGATCAACAAGCATGGGTTCCGGGCCCGGATGGCCACCAAGGGCGGCCGCGCCGTCCTGAACGCCCGCCGCCGCAAGGGGCGCCACAAGCTGGTGGTCGAAGTTCCGAGCAAGTACTGAGCGGCGTTCCGAACGCCGCGCGCAGCGCACCCCGGTCCATGGACTCGGACGGCGCGGGCGAACGGCAGGGCTTCGGCCTGCCCAGGCGGGCGCGGATCACCTCTTCGGATGAGATCCGCGCATTGTTCAGACGGGGGAAGAGGAGCAAGACGCGCCACCTGGACGCGTTCGTCTCCCCTTCCCCCGCTCCGTTTGCGCGCTTGGGCGTCGTGGTTCCCAAGCACAAGCGCACCATCGTAAAGCGAAACCTGGTCAAGCGCCGGCTTCGCGACCTGGGGCGCACCGTGGTGCTGCCAGCACTCCGAAACCGCGGGCTCGCGTTGGACGTACTGTTCCGTGCCCGCCCCGAAGCCTACACCGCCTCGTTCGCGGACCTTCGCGACGAGGTGGCCGCGCTCACGGAGGAGCTGTGCTCGCGCGCGCGATGATGTCAGCCATCCGCTTCTATCAGAAGGGGATTTCGCCGCTGAAGCCCCCCGTCTGCCGCTTTCATCCCACGTGCTCGCACTACGGGCTGGAGGCGCTGCAGCGATACGGCGCAGCGCGCGGCTCGTGGCTGCTGCTGAAGCGGCTGCTGCGCTGCAACCCCCTGTGCAAGGGTGGCTTCGACCCCGTTCCCTGAGCGGGCCGACCCGTACCCGGTGGAACCACCACAAGATGGATCAGACCAAGCGGCTCATTCTCTTCATCGTCCTCTCGACGGCGTTCATCTTCGCGTGGGAGGCGCTCTTTCCACGCACCCCCCCGGCACCCGTGCGCCCCCCGGCGGACTCCGCCGCGGCGGTCGCCCCGGCCCGGACGCCGGCGCCGGGGCTGGCCGCCTCGCTGCCGTCCACCGCGCCGTCGCAGCCCGGCCAGCCCGAGCGGTTCGTCCACGTGCGTTCGCCGCTGTACGACTACCGCTTCTCCACGCGCGGCGCGGCGCTGAACGCGGCCACCCTGCCGCTCTTCGCCAGCTACGTTCAGGACGGCGGCAGCGTGCAGCTGGTGCCCCGCAGCGCTCGCGACGTGCTGACGCGCCGCGTGGCGGTGGGACGCGACACGCTGGACTTCCGGCGCGTTCACTTCACCCCCGACGCCGCCTCGCTGCAGCTGCGCGCGGGCGACGGGCCGCGGCAGCTGCGCTTCGTCTCGGATCCGGTGGGCTCGGTGCGTGCCGAGCTCACCTACACCTTCCGGCCGAACGACTACGCGGTCGACGTGCAGGGGCGCTTCATCGGCCTGCCCGCCGGCGCCCAGGCGCAGATGGTGACGGAACTGGGCACCGGGCTGGCCCCGCACGACTCGCCCGAGCACGGCTCGGCCAACGAGCTGGCGGTGGTGGGATGGAACCGCGAGCGGGTGGAGCGCGAGGCCATCCGCGGGATCCAGGCGCCCGACACCCTCGCTGGCCCGCTGGTGTGGACGGGGATCAAGGACCGCTACTTCCTGATCGCCCTCATCAACGCCGGGCGCGAGCAGTTCAGCCGGGTGGAGATGGAGCCGGCGCGCGACATCAAGTACACGCTCGGCGGCGACACCCTGCAGTCGCCCCGCGCCCGTGCCCGCGCCGTGCAGCCGCTGGGTGCCGACGGCGCGTTCCGGCAGCAGGCGTACCTGGGCCCGCAGGAGCACGCGCGGCTGGCCGCGGTGGGGCATGAGCTGGAAGAGGTGAACCCGTACGGCTACCGCTGGCTGCGGCCGGTGGTACGGCCCATCGCCGCCGCCGTGCTGTGGACCCTGAACGGCCTTCACAACACACTGGGACTTCACTACGGGTGGGTGCTGATCCTGTTCGGCTTCCTGGTGCGTGGCGTCACCTGGCCGCTGAACGCGCGGGCCATGCGCGCGCAGATGAAGAACATGGCCGTGCAGCCGGTGCTGCAGTCGCGGATGAAGGAGATCCAGGAGCGGCACCGCGGCGACCCGGCGAAGATGAACGCCGAGATGATGGCGCTGTACCAGGAGCTGGGGGTGAACCCGCTGTCGATGATGTCGGGCTGCCTTCCGCTGCTGATCCCCATGCCGGTGATGATCACGCTGTTCTTCGTGTTCCAGAGCGCCATCGAGTTCCGCGGCACCAGCTTCGCCTGGTTCCCCGACCTGTCGCTGCGCGATCCGCTGTACCTGCTGCCGGTGTTCCTGGTGGTGTCGATGTTCGGGCTGCAGTGGGTGAGCACCAAGCTCAGCGGGATGGAGCAGAACGAGCAGACGCGGATGATGATGTACATGATGCCGGTGATGATGGGCATGTTCTTTTTCGCCATGCCGTCGGGACTGAACCTGTACTATGCGTCGACGAACGTCGCCTCGTTCCCGCAGCAGATCCTGATCGCCAACGAGCGCCGCCGCGCGACGGAAAAGCAGAAGGCCGAGCAGAAGGTGGCCGTCAAACACGATGCGCTGAAGCGCATTCCGGCGAATCGGAAGCGCAAGTAGCGCCAGCGTTGGACGTCGCCAGAGCGCCCGCTCTCCTGGTTGGAGGGCGGGCGCTTTTGCATGGGTTGCGGGTATCGCACCTGCACGTGCATCCCGGACCGCAGCGACCGAGGGATCCGCCACACAGCCCGGGGCGAGCCCCCATCGTCCGCCTCTCACGAGAACAGGCCAGTCCGCGAAGGCGGACATCGTGTGGTTGTTGCAGCGACTTTAGTCGCCCAGGGCGGAGCCCAAGCCGCCATAACCGCTTGGGGGCTCAGGATCACGCCCCGTGAGCGGCTGAACAGGAGCCCTCCCTTTCGCATGCCTCCGCCCCGCCCCATCATCCCGCCATGCTCTCGCTCCCCTTCCCCGCCGACACCATCGCAGCCATCGCCACGCCGCAGGGCCGTGGCGCCGTCGCCGTCCTGCGCGTTTCCGGTCCGCGGTCGCTCGACGTTCTTCGCGCCGTCGCGGCCGCCCCGGGCGAGGTCGCGCCGCGGGTGCAGCGGCTGGTGGCGCTTCGGCATCCTGAGACGGGCGAACTCCTGGATCGCGGGCTGGTGACGTACTTCGCCGCGCCGGCCAGCTACACCGGCGAAGACACGGTGGAGATCGCCACGCACGGCGGCGTGCTGACCCCCCAGCTGGTGCTCGATGCGCTCCTGGCCGCGGGCGCGCGTGCGGCCGAGCCGGGCGAGTTCACCCGGCGCGCGTACCTGAACGGCAAGCTCGACCTGCTGCAGGCCGAGGCCGTCGCCGACCTGATCGACGGCCGGTCGCGCGCCCTTCACCGCGCGGCCGTGCACCAGATGGAGCGCGGCCTCTCACGGCGCATCGGCGAGCTGCGCGACGCCATCATCGGCACCGAGGCGCTGATCGCGTACTCCATCGACTTTCCCGAAGAAGACGAGCCGCCCGTACCCCCGGCCCGCATCCGCGCCTCGGCCGGGGACGTCATCGGGAGGATCGATGCGCTGCTGGCCACCGCGCCAGAGGGCGAGCTGCTGCGCGAGGGCGCGATGACGGTGCTCGCTGGCCGCCCCAATTCCGGCAAGTCGTCCCTGTTCAACGCGCTGCTCGGAACGGAGCGCGCCATCGTCACCGACATCCCCGGGACGACCCGCGACGCGCTAGAATCGTCGGTATCGATCGAAGGCTATCCATTCCGCCTGGTGGACACGGCCGGACTGCGGGAGACGGTGGACATGGTGGAGGGCATGGGGATCGAGGTTGCGCGCCGGTACCTGGCGGTCGCGGACCTGGTGCTGTTCTGCGTGGAAGCGGGACGGGAGATGGAGGAGGACGAGGCGGCGTTCGTCGCCAGCGTCGAACCTGCGCGCCTGGTGCTCGTGCGGACCAAGCGTGACATGCCCGGCGGCGCGGCCGTGGACCCGTCGGATACGATGGCGGCCGTGTCTGTCTCGGCGCTGACGGGGGATGGTCTGCCGGAGCTTCGGCAGACTTTGCTGCCGAAGGCGTTCGGCGGGATTCTCGGCGAGCCGGGCGAGGCGCCCCTGGTTACCCGCGAACGGCACGCGCGCGCGCTGCGGACCGCGCGCGACGAGGTCCGCGACTTTCTGGTCGCACTGGACGACGAGGTGCCGATGGAGTTCGCGGCGACGCACCTACGCGCTGGTGCGGGGGCGCTGGAGGACCTGGTGGGCGCGGTATCGGTGGATGACGTGCTCGACCACGTCTTCGGCAGCTTCTGCGTGGGCAAGTAGCCTCGCGAGACGCTGCTGGATGGAAATTTCGCTCGAAATTCGCTTTTATCGCGCGTGGGACGGCGAGACGAGCCAGAGTATTCCTGAAAACCGGATCGCGCGTTCTTCGCGAATCTCGAAGGCCGATTTCATTCGGGGTAGCTTCGGAATTAGCGGACGATGGTGAACTCACCGTCGCGGAAGCCGTCGGCGGAGAATGGGAGGGGTTCGACGGCGTCGACCAGGGCGCCGGGCGGACCCTTCGCCAGTTGCGCGCGCAACTCCTCCAGGCGCGCCTCGGACGCACGAGCATGGACGACGACGGCACCGTCCGGCAGGTTGCAGACGGTGCCGGAAACACCCAGCCGGTTGGCGAGGGAGCGGGTCCACCAGCGGAACCCCACTCCCTGCACCCGGCCGGTTACGCGATAGCCGGCTTCGGCCATCCCCTCAGAGGTCTTCCTGGTGGCTGGGAGGACGCGATCCGCCCGTGCTCCCCGCCCCCGATCCCGACGTCCCGGTACGGCTGGCACCCGCGGTCGAGCCGCCGCCGCCGTATCCGCCCGCCGACCCGCCACCGCTGGCCCCGCCCGTCGATCCGCCGCTGCTGGACCCACCCGTCGACCCGCCGGAGCGTCCGCCCGAACTGCCGGCGCCCGCGCTGCCGCTGCCCGAGGCGCGGCTGGTGGGGCCGCCTGCCGATCCGCCCTGGCTGCCCCCGCCCTGCTGGCCGCCCATGAAGCCGTCGATCAACTCGGCCAGGAAGCCGCTGCCCTGGTTGTTGGTCTGGCTGAGGAACCCACGCGCGCCCTGCGCGATGCCGGCGCTGATGCCGCCCATCAGGGCACCACGAAGCTCCCGCCGCGCACGCGACGCCTTCGACGTGCCGTAGTCATCGTCGTCGTCATCGTCGCGGGCCGCCAGCACGAAGCCGATCGCGAACGCCACGCCCAGGATGGGGAGCGGGTTGTCGCGAAGGCGGTCTACGAGGCCGCGCTGCTCCATCGCGCGGTTCGCCCGCTCGCGGGTGCTGCTGGCCGCTCGGGCCACCCGCGGCCCCACACCGCCGGCCAGGTTGCGGGCACCCTCGCCCACCCGGTCGCGGATGGCCTCGGCCGCGCCGCCCAGCCGGCTGCGGCTGCCGCCCTCTTCGCTGCCCGCGAACTGCAGGCCCTCGTACTGGTCGCCGCCGCCGGCGCTGTGCAGGCCGCTGTGCACTTCGCCCGATCCGCTCTTGTCGCCCATCGCGGCCGAGCCGCCGGCGTTGCGTCCGGTGCCGCTCATGCCAGATCCCGCTTGGCCTGCTTTATCTCGCTCTGAAGCCATTGCTTGTCCTCCTTGAGAGTCTCGAGGGTGCGGGTCGGCGCCACGCTCTCGTGCTTGAGCTTGTTCAGGTTGCTCTTGGCGAGCAGCCCGCCGACAATCACGAACAGCAGTCCGACGATCAGCGCGCCCAGCCAGTACTCGTCGAGCGCGTCGCCCACCGCCAGCACCAGGAACAGGATCAGCACCATGGCGCCGATCAGGGCGACCACGCCGCCGACCGCCACCATGATAATGTCGCGAGCCACGCTCTTGACGTTGCCCACCAGCTCGGCCTTGGCCAGCGCCACCTCCTGGCGAACCAGCACGGCGCTGTCCTGCGCCAACTGCCGGATCAGGTCGCCGAGCGGGGCATCTCCCGATCCCGTGCCCATGCCGTCGGACCGGCCGGGTGTGGTGTGAAGGTCCGCCATGGTTTCCTCCGGTTAGCGCAGGACCTTGCCAGCCACGAAGCCGGCGCCCACCGCCAGCAGCAGCGTGCTCAGGGGGCGGGTGGCAACGATGCCGCCCAACTCGCGTTGCAGCGAGGTGGTGTCGTTGTCCCGCAGGTAGCGCGCGATGCTTTCCAGCGTGTCGGCCGCGGTGTGGCCGTACTGGTTGGCGCGCTCGCCCACGCCCTTCTTGGGGATCAGCCCGGCGACGCTGTCGAGCTTTTCGGCCACGTTCTCCAACTGCTCGGCCGCCTGCTCCAGCATCTGGTCGGCGCGCTCCTGCAGCTGCTCTACGCCGCTCACGCGGTTGGTGCCGCCCGCCGATCCACTCGTGCCGGTGGAGCCGGTGGAGCCCGCCGACCCGCTCAGGGTCGCCGCGCCGCCGCCCAGCCCGGAACCGCCGCCGGTGCTTCCGCCGCCGCTGCTGCTGCTCGCGGTGCTGGTGGACGATCCACCGCCCGCGGAGCCGCCTCCGGCGGTGCTGCCCGTCGCGCCCAGCCCACCCGTGCTTCCGCCCGTCGAACCGAGGCCGGAGCCACTGCCCCCCGTCCCGGTATTCCGTTCGTCTTGCATCCTCATCCTCCCCGTTGCTGGTTCCCGTCTTGGGGTCGCCTGGGGGTGCAACACGTATGCCAAGGGTTGGTCCGCAGCAATGTTCCACGTGGAACACAGCCCTGCTCACGATGTACAGGACAGCACCCATCATCACACGCACGGGTAGGGAATGGAAACGCGCTACGACGTGATCGTCATCGGCGGCGGGCATGCCGGAGTGGAGGCCGCGGGAGCGGCCGCCCGCGTCGGCGCGCGCACGCTGCTGGTGACGCCCAACCTGGAAGGTATTGGGCAAATGAGCTGCAACCCCGCCATCGGGGGTGTAGCCAAGGGCACCGTCGTGCGCGAGGTAGATGCGCTCGGGGGCATCATGGGGATGGCGACCGACCGTTCGCGCATCCAGTTTCGCATGCTCAACCGGTCCAAGGGTCCCGCCGTGTGGGCACCGCGAGCGCAGTGCGATCGCGGTTTGTACCCCCGCGCAGCCCGGGCACTGCTGGAGCGGAGCCCCGGCCTGCACTTCTTCCAGGGGATGGTCGGGTCGCTGCTGATGGATGGGCAGCGTGTCGCCGGGGTGCGCACCGAGGCAGGATATGAGTTCCGCGCCCCCTCCGTGGTGCTGACCGCCGGCACCTTTCTCCGCGGCCGCATCCACGTCGGCAAGTCGCCCTCGGTGCCCGCCGGGCGCGCGGGCGATCACCCGTCCGTCTTCCTGGCCGAGCAGATGGAGGCGCTGGGGATGGAGGTGGCGCGCTTCAAGACGGGCACGCCGCCCCGCGTGGACGGCCGCTCGGTGAACCTGGATGCGCTGGAGCTGCAGCCGGGCGAAACCCCCGAGTACCGCCTTTCCGTCTGGGAGCGCGCGCCGCTGCTGCCTCAGCTTCCCTGCTGGATCACCTGGACGGGAGAGCCGCTGCAGGAGATCATCCGCGGCAGCCTTCACGAGTCGGCGCTGTATGGGGGCGAGATTGCGGGCCGGGGACCGCGCTACTGCCCGTCCATCGAGGACAAGATCGTCAAGTTCCCCGACGCCGCGCGCCACCAGGTATTCCTGGAGCCGGAGGGGCTGGACACCCACGAGCTGTACGTCAACGGCCTCTCCACTTCCCTGCCCGGCGACGTGCAGCTGCGGATGCTGCGCAGCATTCCGGGGATGGAGAACGTGCGGATGACCAAGGTGGGGTACGCCATCGAGTACGACTACTATCCTCCCCACCAGCTGCGTTCAACCCTGGAGTGCAAGGCGCTGGACGGACTGTTCCTGGCGGGCCAGGTGAACGGGACCACGGGATACGAAGAGGCGGCCGGCCAGGGATTGCTCGCGGGCGCCAACGCGGCCTTCGCGGCGCTGGACCGCGACCCGCTGATCCTGGAGCGCGACCAGGCGTTCGTGGGGGTGCTGGTGGACGACCTGGTGACGAAGGGCACCGATGAGCCGTATCGCCTGTTCACCTCGCGCGCCGAGTTTCGCCTGACACTGCGGCAGGACAACGCGCTCCATCGCCTCGCGCCCATGGCCGCCGAACGGGGCCTGCTGACGGATGAGCAGATGGCATCGCTGGACCGCCGGCTGCGCTTGGCGGAGCAGATGGACGGCTGGCTGAAGGCGACCAACGCTTCGCCCGCGCAGGTGAACCCGCTGCTGGAAGCCGCGGGTTCCCCCCCGCTCCGCGAGCCCACGCGCCTTGCGCTGCTGATCAAGCGGCCGAACGTTCCGGCGGCGGCGCTGGTGGATGCGGTCGGTGGCGCGCCGGAGGCGGAGGCCCACGAGTTTGCGGATGCGCTGACCACGGCCGAGATGGAGCTTCGCTACGAGGGCTACCTGGTAAAGGAGCGCAACCGCGCCGAGGCGCTGCGCCGGCAGGCCGACTTCGCCCTGCCCATGGCGCTGGCGTACACCGAGCTGCACTCGCTCTCGTTCGAGGCGCGGCAGAAGCTGGACAGGATCCGTCCGGCCACGCTCGCCCAGGCAGGGCGGATCCCCGGCGTCAGCCCGAGCGACCTGCAGAACCTGGTGATGGAGGTTCGCAAGCGGGGTTGACGGTGGCGCGGGTTCATGCGGGTTAAGCCGCGTCGCAGAGAACGGGCACCCTCCGCCAGCTGACACCGATTCCGAATACCTGCCGAACAAACTCGGCTTCTCAGGATCGTTTATAACCCACAAGCGCGCACTTCCGAGGGTGGCGCGTCGGCTGCGGGGCTGAAACACGATAAAAACGATTCTCGCGCGAAACTCTCGCCGGTGTTCCACGTGGAACATCTCTGAAGCGCCTCCATCCGGCGGCTGCGCGGTGATCGTGCTCTCGCCTTGCTCTTCCACTTCTTTCCACGCGCGCGCGCGCGTATATTGCCCGGGCAGCATCCAACCCCACCTCATCGTGAGGACGAGCGTGTCGCGCATCATCGCCATCGCGAACCAGAAGGGCGGCGTCGGCAAGACCACTACGGCCATCAACCTGGGCGCCTGCCTGGCCGTGGCCGAGAAAAAGACGCTCGTCATCGACATGGACCCGCAGGGCAACGCCACCAGCGGCTTGGGCATCGACAAGGAAGAGGTGCAGCGGTCCATCTACGACGTGCTCATCGAGGGGATGAAGGCCGACGAGGCCATCATTGGGAGTGTCCACTTTCCATACCTGGACGTGCTGCCCGCCACCCGCGACCTGGTGGGCGCCGAGGTGGAGCTGGTCAACCGCACCGGCCGCGAGAACATCCTTCGCAACGCCATCGCAACGCTGCGCGACCGGTACGACTACGTCCTGATCGACTGCCCGCCGTCGCTGGGCCTGCTGACGCTGAACATCCTGGCCGCGTCGGACTCGGTGCTCATCCCCATCCAGTGCGAGTTCTACGCGCTCGAGGGGCTGTCGCAGCTGCTGAACACGGTGACCATCGTTCAGAAGAGCCTGAACCCGGGGCTGCAGATCGAGGGCGTGCTGCTGACCATGTTCGACAGCCGCCTGAACCTGTCGCGCCAGGTGGCCGACGAGGCCAAGGAGTACTTCGGGCCCAAGGTGTACCGCACCACCATCCCGCGGAACGTGCGCATCGCCGAGGCGCCCAGCTTCGGGAAGCCCATCGTCCTCTACGACGTGATCTCCGTGGGCGCCAAGAGCTACCTGGCCCTCGCCAAGGAGGTCATCGCCCGCAAGGGTCGCAAGGGCGCCGCGGCCGAGGCGCCGGCGCTGGCGGCGGGGGAGTAGGCCATGGCGATGGCAAAGAAGGCCCGGCTGGGCCGCGGCCTGAGCGCCCTGATGGGCGAGTACACCGACGAGCCGCCGGCCGAGGTGGTCGAGCAGCCCAGCTCGGTTCCCACCTCGCACATTACCCCCAATCCGTTTCAGCCGCGCCGGGAGTTCACCCCCGAGCAGCTGTCGGAGCTGGAAGAGTCCATCCGGCAGAACGGGCTGCTGCAGCCGCTGGTGGTTCGCCGCGCCAGCGCTGATGCGCCGGACGGGGCGGCGTGGGAGCTGGTGGCGGGCGAGCGCCGCTGGCGGGCCGTCCGCCGCCTGGGGTGGACCGAGGTGCCGGTGGTGGTCCGCGAGCTGGACGACCGCGCCATGCTGGTGGTGGCGATCGTCGAGAACGTTCAGCGCGCCGACCTGTCGCCGCTGGAAGAGGCCGCGGCGTATCGCCGGCTGATGGACGAGTTCAGCTTCACCCAGGCCGAGGTGGCCGAGAGCGTGGGGCGCGAGCGGTCCACCGTCGCCAACCTGCTGCGCCTGCTGGCGCTGCCCGCCTCGGTGCAGCGGCTGGTGAACGAGGGCGCGCTTTCCATGGGCCACGCACGGGCGCTGCTGGGGCTGGAGGACGAGCGCGAGATGGCGGACCTCGCGCGCCAGGCAGCCGACACGGGGATGACGGTGCGCGCCGTGGAAGACCGGGTCCGCACGCGGCGCCCTGCCGGCAAGGGCAAGGCCGCCGAGCCTCCCGCGCGCGCCACCGGCGGCGACGCCGAGGTCCGCCGCCTGGAGGCGGAGCTGCAACGGGAGCTCGGCACGCGGGTACGTATCCACCAGCATGGCACCTCCGGACGGATCGAGATCCCGTTCCTGAACGTCGACGACTTTCAGGGACTGATGGAGAAGCTGCTCGGGCAGGACAGAACGAGATAGTGCGTGAGTGCGGTAGTGCGTGAGTGCGGAAGTGAACGGCACCGCGCCTGGAGCTCCGCACTTGGCCCACGCACCGGGCCCACTCACGCACTAACGCACCTCGCACTCACGCACTGCAGTTCAAAATGCCGGACGAACGCCGGATGACGGTCATCGTGGTTCCCAACGACCGCGACAACACCCGCACCTTTGAGCTGACCTACCGTCGGCTGAGGCGGCTGGGGGTTGGCGCGGGCGTCACCGCGTTCGTGCTGCTGATGATGGCGGGGTCGTGGTTCTGGCTTGCGGGGCAGGCGGCGCGGGTGCCGGGGCTGCGTACCGAGGTGCGCGAGCTCAGGCGCGACCGCGTGCAGATGCAGCAGCTGTCGAAGCAGCTGCAGGAGATCAGCACCGAGTACGCCAAGGTGCGGGGCATGCTGGGGGCCGACTCCATGGCGCTGCCGCGGGTGGAGGATGCCGGCTCCGCGGCGCCCGCGGCCGATACTGCCTCAGGCGACTCGGCCGGGGAGGGCGACCCAGCCACGGCGGCGTCACGCGCTTCCCTGCCCCGCCGCTGGCCGCTGGCGGCGCGCGGCTACGTCACGCGCGGGC encodes:
- a CDS encoding ParB/RepB/Spo0J family partition protein, with the translated sequence MAMAKKARLGRGLSALMGEYTDEPPAEVVEQPSSVPTSHITPNPFQPRREFTPEQLSELEESIRQNGLLQPLVVRRASADAPDGAAWELVAGERRWRAVRRLGWTEVPVVVRELDDRAMLVVAIVENVQRADLSPLEEAAAYRRLMDEFSFTQAEVAESVGRERSTVANLLRLLALPASVQRLVNEGALSMGHARALLGLEDEREMADLARQAADTGMTVRAVEDRVRTRRPAGKGKAAEPPARATGGDAEVRRLEAELQRELGTRVRIHQHGTSGRIEIPFLNVDDFQGLMEKLLGQDRTR
- a CDS encoding M23 family metallopeptidase, which translates into the protein MPDERRMTVIVVPNDRDNTRTFELTYRRLRRLGVGAGVTAFVLLMMAGSWFWLAGQAARVPGLRTEVRELRRDRVQMQQLSKQLQEISTEYAKVRGMLGADSMALPRVEDAGSAAPAADTASGDSAGEGDPATAASRASLPRRWPLAARGYVTRGQRRTRGGLHPGMDIAVASGSRILASGSGVVSEVGEDSVYGRYVRIAHPGGYESLYAHASELLVRARQRVPAGEVIALSGSTGVSSAPHLHFEIRRNGQPVDPVTMIHNPNTQ
- a CDS encoding phage holin family protein, which translates into the protein MADLHTTPGRSDGMGTGSGDAPLGDLIRQLAQDSAVLVRQEVALAKAELVGNVKSVARDIIMVAVGGVVALIGAMVLILFLVLAVGDALDEYWLGALIVGLLFVIVGGLLAKSNLNKLKHESVAPTRTLETLKEDKQWLQSEIKQAKRDLA
- a CDS encoding AAA family ATPase → MSRIIAIANQKGGVGKTTTAINLGACLAVAEKKTLVIDMDPQGNATSGLGIDKEEVQRSIYDVLIEGMKADEAIIGSVHFPYLDVLPATRDLVGAEVELVNRTGRENILRNAIATLRDRYDYVLIDCPPSLGLLTLNILAASDSVLIPIQCEFYALEGLSQLLNTVTIVQKSLNPGLQIEGVLLTMFDSRLNLSRQVADEAKEYFGPKVYRTTIPRNVRIAEAPSFGKPIVLYDVISVGAKSYLALAKEVIARKGRKGAAAEAPALAAGE
- the mnmG gene encoding tRNA uridine-5-carboxymethylaminomethyl(34) synthesis enzyme MnmG, which translates into the protein METRYDVIVIGGGHAGVEAAGAAARVGARTLLVTPNLEGIGQMSCNPAIGGVAKGTVVREVDALGGIMGMATDRSRIQFRMLNRSKGPAVWAPRAQCDRGLYPRAARALLERSPGLHFFQGMVGSLLMDGQRVAGVRTEAGYEFRAPSVVLTAGTFLRGRIHVGKSPSVPAGRAGDHPSVFLAEQMEALGMEVARFKTGTPPRVDGRSVNLDALELQPGETPEYRLSVWERAPLLPQLPCWITWTGEPLQEIIRGSLHESALYGGEIAGRGPRYCPSIEDKIVKFPDAARHQVFLEPEGLDTHELYVNGLSTSLPGDVQLRMLRSIPGMENVRMTKVGYAIEYDYYPPHQLRSTLECKALDGLFLAGQVNGTTGYEEAAGQGLLAGANAAFAALDRDPLILERDQAFVGVLVDDLVTKGTDEPYRLFTSRAEFRLTLRQDNALHRLAPMAAERGLLTDEQMASLDRRLRLAEQMDGWLKATNASPAQVNPLLEAAGSPPLREPTRLALLIKRPNVPAAALVDAVGGAPEAEAHEFADALTTAEMELRYEGYLVKERNRAEALRRQADFALPMALAYTELHSLSFEARQKLDRIRPATLAQAGRIPGVSPSDLQNLVMEVRKRG